GTTACTGTTTACTGTTTGTTGTAGCGGATACTGATATTTGATTAATTCGTGACAGGACGACGTTTTATCAAATATGCAAGAAGAAAACAAGTGAAGGGTTTCAATCTATCCCATATATCATAGCTTTGCTGAGTGCTATGCTTTGGTTATTTTATTCACTTTTTGCAAAAGATTGCACCTTTCTAATCACCATCAATTCCTTCACATTTCTCATGGAAACTTGCTTCATTTCCATCTATCTCTTCTATGGAACCAAGAAGGATAGAGTAATTACTGATCCTAATTAAACTTTAATTATATGATTAATTAAGTACTAATTCaatcttaattaatttatttatttattggtgTGCAGATGTTCACCCTCAAACTTTTCTTCTTATGCAATGTTCTTGGGTTTGGTGCCACCTGTGCCATAGCTATGTTCCTCACACATGGCCCAAACCGTGTCAAATTTCTGGGATGGATTTGTTTGATTTTTGCTCTCAGTGTGTTTGTTGCACCTCTTGCCATTGtggtaatttaattaattaagcaGCTAATCCCAATTTAATTTGCTTAATTTTGcataattaattgttaatttgtTTATGATATGCAGAGGAAGGTTATAAAAACAAAGAGTGTAGAGTACATGCCTTTTGGATTATCATTCTTCCTCACAATCAGCGCAATTTTTTGGTTCTTATATGGATATCTCAAGCATGACTATTACGTTGCTGTAAGTAtttcattaattatttattaatttctaattggtttattaactaattaattaattaatctattCATTTTCAGATTCCAAACATATTGGGTTTCCTATTCGGAATAGTGCAAATGCTTCTTTTCGTGATCTATAGGAAACCGGCGAACAAAGTCGACGAGAAAAACAACGGTGGTGATATGACAAAGTTTGGAGACAACGAGCTAACAGCAACaggaaacaataataaaaacgACAATCATGATGGTTTAAACTCCGTTTGACAGTGCGTCGACATTAATAGATATTGAATCAAGCCGCTATATTATTTAgtgtttttaattattatatgcaTGTAACTTAATTCTCTCTTTTAGTATATATAGCGGCATTATATTCTCTTTTGTATCTGTAGGAGTGTTAAGAGTTGATTATGTATTGACTCAATATTAATCATGTGTGATTAATTAGTTAATGTTATtgtattatcttttatatatatgtaaaaagaataaaattaatGTTTTCTTAGTTACATCAAGTGTTGTTTTGTTgtctaatttttatattatataaaagttAAGAGATTATAAGAAAAATTAAGCTATTGGATAATGAGACTttaaaggaattattttaattggaagatgaagatgtgcatgtatgtatgtatgtatgtatgtatgatgTCATTAGAGGTGGAAGAACCAATGAAAAATGAACAAAATAGAGATCCACTAAGTTCAAAGTTAATCATGAACGAGAAAGATAAAGTACTTGGGCAGTGTACGATCTTCATCTTTGGGATATTCTTGTGCACGTGTACAGTTTTACACATtagttttaatattttattttatactaTATGATATGAGAGAGAAGAATGTTCTCTGCcttgtgattttttttagtgAGAGAAATATTAGATTTCCAAACAAAATCATAGAGAAACTTGTTAAGGTTTGCTTATCTTTCATATAGgggtgtttttttttatcaaaaatctcTGATTTTCCAACAATAATAAACAGCAAATCGGTACAGTAAGCAGCATGTAAACCAAATGGAAGGTTCCaaaatcaataataaaaaaaagatttcttcTTATAATCATTCATCTTTTGATTGGTTGGGTGTATAATAGaagttttcaaaataaaataagactAGTAGTTTTTCTCCATCCATATGTTCATTGCCAATATTGAtggaattttgcatttttttatcCCATGGAATTACTAATATTCCATATGTAGATGTAGAAGTATATATAAAGTATttcttataattattttaattttgactaaaaaaaacttttttttttacaaaaccaaCTTTAATTTGTTAGAGCCATCCGTAAATGTTGGAAGCAAAGTTTCAACTTTTTCTCCTGAAATAagcaaatataaataaataaatatatataggtaAACATtacaaattatataattaacaGACTATAGCACCTTATtagatttatataaataattattgaatCCTTCAATTATATTGAAATACACtagtattattatttataaaaatacattatgatatcttttacttttgtctGTTAGGTCTCTCCAtcctaattattttaattttctattagtaaaCAAAGAAATCCTTGTACTAAGAAATATTAGAGTTAGTAAACAATTTTCTCAACCACTCTATGAGCTGAAATATATtagaaatttatttatcttggatgttagaaaataaaatgaagCGCCAATCGGTGCTATCTTTCTCACGTATAAATGTAAAATAGATGAATTGATCTAATAATTAACAGAAACAACATATTAGAGAACtgcataatatattttttaaattgcaAAAATTGATTAGTACTATATTTTGCAATAATTTACGTTTGATTTGAATGTTAAGGACCTCAAATCGCTTAAATTAGAGATCTTGATTTTGAGTTTTAGTATACATATAAAATTTGAATGGAAAGAGAAACCATCTAAAAATTAGCTGACTTGAAAATTAGAAAGActgttaaaagaaaaaaaactcaataataattGAGGGTTAAATTGTGATGGATCACACAGTAGCATGCACAAACATAAACATCGGTTTCAAAAATCAAAGTTATTAATTAAACAGTAAAAAAAGGCTGCAAGATCTAGCCAACCACCTAGCCATATATATACAACATTTTTAAATTAAGTTCCACGCATATCAGATGCTTTtgagataataataacaattatGCCAATAcagaaaattttattttaaaaaaaaaaaatttacccaTACAACAAATGACCCCTACTCTCCTAACTTCTTAGGACTATATTAATACACATAAATTACATCTATGCTCCatgaatttttccttttttttatggctcccaaatttcaaaaacaaaaattatgaTCTTTGAATTTTATACTTTGTTATATTAATAGTATCTTTTATCGTTGACCGATGatgatttcaaaatgaaaagtTTTAAAAATTAAGGTCTTGTTTGTTTGTTGTAAATTATTGtgcagaaaaatatttttctgattATCTGGTGTTTGTTTGCCGACGGAAAACTTTAGGATAGTCAAtagaaaaatttataaaaaacgaggaaaatgt
The DNA window shown above is from Euphorbia lathyris chromosome 1, ddEupLath1.1, whole genome shotgun sequence and carries:
- the LOC136230123 gene encoding bidirectional sugar transporter SWEET10-like, yielding MALHISLIFIFGLFGNITSFLVCLAPLTTFYQICKKKTSEGFQSIPYIIALLSAMLWLFYSLFAKDCTFLITINSFTFLMETCFISIYLFYGTKKDRMFTLKLFFLCNVLGFGATCAIAMFLTHGPNRVKFLGWICLIFALSVFVAPLAIVRKVIKTKSVEYMPFGLSFFLTISAIFWFLYGYLKHDYYVAIPNILGFLFGIVQMLLFVIYRKPANKVDEKNNGGDMTKFGDNELTATGNNNKNDNHDGLNSV